The Candidatus Methanomethylicota archaeon genome segment TTAATTCGATGTGTTTCTTTAATTTCAGGACTTCTTTCCCTAGTTCTATGGATACTGGGATTAGCATTGCACCAACTATTGCCAGTGGGAAATTTGAGAAGATCCACATGACAGTTGCTGAGAAGAATATTGCTGAGATTATTTCTATTAAACCTTCCATTACCATTGCACCGCCAGTCCTCGCTCCATAGAAGTATTGGGCCATGAACCCTCCTGCACCATGACATAGTGGTATGCATCCGAAGAATGCTGCTAAAAGATTCATTAAACCCATGTTTAAAGCTAGTTGTCCATCCTTTATCTTCCTTGAAAATCTTTCATTTACCGCTATTCTCGTAGCTATTACGGCGTTTGAGAGTGTTAGGAATACTTGTGTGAAGCCA includes the following:
- a CDS encoding putative sulfate/molybdate transporter, which produces GFTQVFLTLSNAVIATRIAVNERFSRKIKDGQLALNMGLMNLLAAFFGCIPLCHGAGGFMAQYFYGARTGGAMVMEGLIEIISAIFFSATVMWIFSNFPLAIVGAMLIPVSIELGKEVLKLKKHIELIIALLVAITSYLTNLTIGFILGTTTYYILKRHTTPQLLN